In one Agathobacter rectalis ATCC 33656 genomic region, the following are encoded:
- a CDS encoding ABC transporter ATP-binding protein yields the protein MLRVRELDKEMSGEDRFHLENISFHLPKGYICGLVGENGAGKTTLLRCLMGLYRSTGDIVIDGHNLNSDEAAAREVIAVVGDEGFFDENINLEKLGKYYGQMYVRFDMEKYLGYLERFNLDRKQKYKKLSKGMKIKAQLAFALSYGAKLFLFDEPTAGLDKHFREDFLRLCTELVSDGEKSIIISSHITEDLDRIADYIAYMQAGRLLFFKPKDAACEHFRIVTGPVYKCKLIPREAVVYMEEGTYSSTAMVIRDKCILVDRELQEHTPDIRELIHYLVKGGKENAENIVEKYFG from the coding sequence ATGCTAAGGGTTCGTGAATTGGATAAGGAAATGTCCGGGGAGGACAGGTTTCATCTGGAAAACATATCGTTTCATTTGCCAAAGGGTTATATATGCGGCCTTGTAGGAGAAAACGGAGCAGGCAAGACAACTCTTTTACGCTGCCTGATGGGATTGTATAGGTCAACAGGAGACATAGTGATAGATGGACACAATTTAAACAGCGATGAGGCAGCCGCCAGGGAAGTAATAGCGGTAGTAGGTGATGAGGGATTTTTTGATGAGAATATAAATCTCGAAAAGCTCGGAAAATACTATGGGCAGATGTATGTGAGGTTTGATATGGAAAAGTATCTGGGATATCTTGAAAGATTTAACCTTGATAGAAAGCAGAAATACAAAAAACTGTCCAAAGGTATGAAAATCAAAGCGCAGCTTGCATTTGCACTGTCGTATGGAGCAAAGCTTTTTTTGTTCGATGAGCCTACTGCAGGGCTTGACAAGCACTTCAGGGAGGATTTTTTAAGGCTGTGTACAGAGCTTGTGTCGGATGGTGAAAAAAGCATTATCATTTCTTCTCATATTACGGAGGATCTGGACAGAATAGCAGACTATATTGCATATATGCAGGCAGGGAGGCTGTTGTTTTTTAAGCCTAAGGATGCTGCGTGTGAGCATTTTCGGATAGTTACAGGACCTGTATATAAATGTAAGCTGATACCCAGGGAAGCAGTGGTTTACATGGAAGAAGGCACATACAGCTCCACTGCCATGGTTATAAGGGATAAATGTATTCTGGTAGACAGAGAGCTTCAAGAGCATACTCCGGATATCAGGGAGCTGATACATTATCTGGTGAAAGGGGGAAAGGAAAATGCCGAAAATATTGTGGAAAAATATTTTGGATAG
- the mgtE gene encoding magnesium transporter encodes MNTKKYEELLVLLRSHKTDKEILEVLSDYHENDIADMLAGMNEKERKRLYRLLGTQRTAEIFAYLDEPQAYFDELSVEQAARVVSLMDSDDAVDLLENLEDEDKKEIVEHLDEEAEKDVRMLLSYDDDEIGSYMTTNYICIPGGLTVKQAMSQLVRQAGENDNIMTIYVVDSDECFAGAIDLKDLITAREGMNLESIIAHSYPYVLDHEKIDDCIDTIKDYAEDSIPVLSKDKHILGVITSDDIVEMVDNEMGEDYAKLAGLTAEEDLKETTLQSMKKRMPWLIILLFLGMIVSSVVGIFENVVAALPIVICFQSLVLDMAGNVGTQSLAVTIRVLMDENLSGKQKLLLVVKEVRIGLVNGGLLGIMALVFLGIYVHLFKGYTWFGAFAVSGCVGVSLLVAMAISSLVGTVIPMFFHKIKIDPAVASGPLITTVNDLVAVVTYYGLAFLFLIEL; translated from the coding sequence ATGAATACAAAGAAATACGAAGAGCTTCTTGTTCTATTGAGAAGCCACAAAACGGATAAGGAAATTCTGGAGGTTTTGTCAGACTATCATGAGAATGATATTGCTGATATGCTTGCAGGAATGAACGAGAAGGAGCGCAAACGTCTTTACAGGCTCCTTGGAACACAGCGGACAGCGGAGATTTTTGCATATCTTGATGAGCCGCAGGCCTATTTTGATGAGCTGTCTGTGGAGCAGGCTGCCAGGGTAGTATCGCTGATGGATTCGGATGATGCTGTCGATTTGCTTGAAAATCTGGAGGATGAGGACAAGAAGGAGATTGTAGAGCATCTGGATGAGGAAGCGGAAAAGGATGTCAGGATGCTTCTGTCATATGACGATGATGAAATAGGCAGCTATATGACAACCAACTACATCTGTATTCCGGGTGGCCTGACAGTGAAGCAGGCTATGAGCCAGCTCGTGAGGCAGGCGGGCGAAAACGACAATATCATGACTATATATGTGGTTGATTCAGATGAATGCTTTGCGGGAGCTATCGATTTAAAGGATTTAATCACAGCCAGGGAGGGCATGAATCTGGAAAGCATTATAGCCCATTCATATCCATATGTACTAGACCATGAGAAAATCGATGATTGTATCGACACAATCAAGGACTACGCTGAGGATTCAATTCCGGTGCTCTCAAAGGATAAGCATATCCTCGGTGTCATCACATCTGATGATATTGTAGAGATGGTAGACAATGAGATGGGTGAGGACTATGCAAAGCTCGCCGGACTGACCGCAGAGGAGGATCTGAAGGAGACCACACTGCAGAGCATGAAAAAGAGAATGCCATGGCTTATCATCCTGCTTTTTTTGGGAATGATAGTGTCTTCCGTAGTCGGAATATTTGAGAATGTGGTAGCGGCTTTGCCGATAGTCATCTGCTTCCAGTCGCTGGTACTTGACATGGCAGGAAACGTAGGAACACAGTCACTGGCTGTCACAATCAGAGTGCTCATGGATGAGAATCTAAGCGGTAAGCAGAAGCTTTTGCTTGTAGTAAAAGAGGTAAGAATAGGCCTTGTAAATGGTGGCTTGCTTGGAATAATGGCACTTGTATTTCTGGGAATATATGTGCATCTGTTCAAGGGCTACACATGGTTTGGAGCATTTGCGGTATCAGGCTGTGTAGGAGTTTCACTGCTTGTGGCAATGGCAATTTCAAGCCTTGTGGGCACTGTGATTCCGATGTTTTTCCACAAGATAAAGATTGACCCGGCGGTTGCGTCAGGCCCGCTTATCACGACGGTGAATGATCTGGTGGCGGTTGTGACCTATTATGGACTGGCATTTCTTTTCTTGATTGAGTTGTAA
- a CDS encoding LTA synthase family protein, which produces MKKIFDVLNVIKQKLFVKKDKIHSEKYYRRIDFLNKYSLLFHAIIAMAIVFIVEIISRRSFISACKFVDAHTLAFMYNSFLVFVSFSLVYLFRRRAFARVIITGFWTILGIINGCVLSNRVTPFGYTDLKCIPELLAMNNTSYFTAQQATIVVVGLGAFALFLVALFIKGPKYTGKIRYAGISVAFLALLFVAIPVTTNVAQNTNVVASYYSNIAQGYDDYGFVYSFSSTVVDRGMKKPEDYNKQNVEDVEQKVNSQKQTTTVDGKTGPNIICVLLESFCDPDEINFLQVNEDPIPTFHELEKNYSSGYLNVPVVGAGTANTEFEMLTGLSMQYFGTGEYPYKTILKQTDCESIASDLSKIGYATHVVHNNGGNFYSRTNAFSKMGFDTFTSKELMNITEYTPNGSWPTDDILVSETMKTFDATPNQSDFTYIITVGTHGDYPKEPVIENPTYTVSGVEDEGMKNAWTYYVNQLNEADRFIKELTDELSKRDEDTIVVMFGDHLPTMGLQDSDMKSGDIYKTKYITWNNMGLPKEDADLYAYQLLAQTTDTVGIHEGTIMNYHQTQMNSTDEASYQDGLDLLQYDILYGKRYCYNGTDLYPASDLVMGIDKVDITNVSDSSTSDTVYIYGHNFTNWSKVYINDSKVASTYLSAGVLAINKEDISDGDEITVCQVGSSDTIFRKSENTYTYVDPAVEHDSESETDEPTENQ; this is translated from the coding sequence ATGAAGAAAATATTTGATGTATTGAATGTCATTAAACAAAAGCTCTTTGTAAAGAAAGACAAGATTCATTCAGAAAAATATTATCGCAGAATTGATTTTTTAAATAAATATTCGCTTTTATTCCATGCAATCATAGCTATGGCTATCGTATTTATAGTGGAGATTATCTCGCGCAGGAGTTTTATCTCTGCATGTAAGTTCGTAGATGCACATACACTTGCGTTCATGTACAACTCATTTTTAGTGTTTGTATCATTTTCACTTGTGTATCTGTTCAGGCGCAGAGCTTTTGCAAGGGTAATAATTACAGGCTTTTGGACTATCCTCGGAATCATCAACGGCTGTGTGCTTTCAAACCGTGTCACACCGTTTGGTTATACTGATTTAAAGTGTATTCCGGAGCTTTTAGCCATGAACAATACCAGCTATTTCACAGCGCAGCAGGCTACAATAGTTGTAGTTGGACTTGGTGCATTTGCACTGTTTCTTGTGGCACTTTTTATCAAGGGGCCTAAATATACAGGAAAAATCCGTTATGCAGGCATTTCAGTGGCATTTTTAGCATTGCTTTTCGTAGCAATCCCGGTCACAACCAATGTGGCACAGAATACCAATGTGGTTGCCAGCTACTATTCAAATATCGCCCAGGGCTATGATGATTATGGCTTTGTATACTCATTCTCATCTACTGTAGTGGACCGTGGAATGAAAAAGCCGGAGGACTACAATAAGCAGAATGTGGAAGATGTAGAGCAGAAGGTCAATTCTCAGAAGCAGACCACCACAGTGGACGGAAAGACCGGTCCAAACATCATCTGTGTGCTTCTAGAGTCATTCTGTGACCCAGACGAGATTAATTTCCTTCAGGTGAATGAGGATCCTATTCCTACATTCCATGAGCTTGAGAAAAACTATTCAAGCGGATATCTGAATGTACCTGTAGTCGGAGCAGGAACTGCTAACACAGAGTTTGAGATGCTTACAGGACTCAGCATGCAGTATTTCGGTACAGGAGAGTATCCATACAAGACTATCTTAAAGCAGACAGATTGCGAGAGCATTGCCTCTGATTTATCTAAGATTGGATATGCAACACATGTAGTGCACAACAACGGCGGTAATTTCTACAGCCGTACCAATGCATTTTCTAAGATGGGCTTTGATACCTTTACAAGCAAGGAGCTCATGAATATCACAGAGTACACTCCAAACGGAAGCTGGCCTACAGATGATATTCTCGTCAGCGAGACTATGAAGACCTTTGATGCTACACCAAATCAGTCTGATTTTACTTATATCATCACAGTTGGTACTCACGGTGACTATCCAAAGGAGCCTGTTATTGAAAATCCTACATACACCGTATCAGGTGTTGAGGACGAGGGCATGAAAAATGCCTGGACATATTATGTAAACCAGCTCAACGAGGCTGACCGCTTCATCAAGGAGCTCACAGATGAGCTTTCTAAGAGAGATGAGGACACCATCGTTGTTATGTTTGGCGATCACCTCCCTACAATGGGACTTCAGGATTCTGATATGAAGTCAGGTGATATCTACAAGACAAAGTACATCACATGGAACAACATGGGACTGCCAAAGGAGGATGCTGACCTTTATGCTTACCAGCTTCTTGCCCAGACTACAGACACTGTAGGTATCCATGAGGGAACTATCATGAACTATCATCAGACTCAGATGAACAGTACAGATGAGGCATCATATCAGGATGGACTTGACCTGTTACAGTACGATATCCTTTATGGAAAGCGCTACTGCTACAACGGCACAGATCTATATCCGGCTTCAGATCTTGTCATGGGAATTGACAAGGTGGACATCACAAATGTGTCTGATTCATCGACCAGTGATACAGTATATATTTACGGTCACAACTTTACCAACTGGAGTAAGGTTTATATCAACGACTCCAAGGTGGCTTCGACTTATCTCTCAGCAGGTGTGCTTGCTATCAATAAGGAAGACATCAGTGATGGTGATGAGATAACTGTGTGCCAGGTTGGATCTAGTGATACCATTTTCAGAAAGTCTGAGAATACGTATACATATGTGGATCCTGCAGTGGAGCACGACAGTGAGTCGGAGACAGATGAACCGACAGAGAACCAGTAG